The DNA segment CTTCCCAACGGGCAATCGATCACGCGGTAAACCTGGCGAGCCGACTCGAGGTGCCGCTTCACGCGATTGCTGTCCTCGAGAGCCGAACCGAGTACGATTCGGCTATCGTCGATCCCGAAGTCGTTCGAGCCCAACAGGAACGGCAAGCGCAGGTTGCACTCGAGACGGTCGAAACGGCTGCCTCGGAGCAGGGAATCTCTGTCGTCACAGTCCGGCGGGAGGGGATACCACACGAGGAAATCTTGACGTACGCCGAAGAACGCGACATCGAGACGCTGGTGGTGGGTGCCCGTGGGCGCTCCGCCTTTCGCGGGGCCTTGCTCGGCAGTACCGTCGACGCGCTGGTTCGTCAGTCGCCACGCCCTGTCGTCGTCGTTGGCGATGAGTCCGTTAGGTCGGAGTCATAAAACGGGCTGTCCTCGCCTCGTCGCTTCCATGGATCGTTCTGGCCGGCACTCTCCGGAAATCAGCACACCAGGTCAGTGTGAGAACGAGGCGAACATTTACCCATCCGCCCGCCACAGACTCGAGTATGACGCTGCTCGTTCCGTTCGACGATACGCCGCTCTCGCGTGCCGCCCTGGAAAAAGCGACCGCCTTTGGAGACTACCGCGACGAATCCGTACTGGCACTCACCGTGATTCCAGACGACGTCGATTACGCCCTCGAGCGAGGGTGGTTGTACGACCACGAGGCCTTCGACACGGACACGATAGCCGACCGCCTCGAGGAACACGTCGCCTCGATTGCGCCGGCGGCATCGTTTCGGTCGACCGTCGTCAACTCCGACGAACCGACGGCGACGACCACGACGATGGTCGTCAGCGAAATTCGTCGCACTGCGGCCGAGGAGGGGGTGTCGGTCATTTTCGTGGGCA comes from the Natronosalvus amylolyticus genome and includes:
- a CDS encoding universal stress protein, giving the protein MFNSLLVATDGSEPSQRAIDHAVNLASRLEVPLHAIAVLESRTEYDSAIVDPEVVRAQQERQAQVALETVETAASEQGISVVTVRREGIPHEEILTYAEERDIETLVVGARGRSAFRGALLGSTVDALVRQSPRPVVVVGDESVRSES
- a CDS encoding universal stress protein; translation: MTLLVPFDDTPLSRAALEKATAFGDYRDESVLALTVIPDDVDYALERGWLYDHEAFDTDTIADRLEEHVASIAPAASFRSTVVNSDEPTATTTTMVVSEIRRTAAEEGVSVIFVGTENAGGVTTPLSSVGGPVATDGQSKYDVYIVRHAE